A window of Phyllobacterium sp. T1293 contains these coding sequences:
- a CDS encoding glyoxalase superfamily protein has product MNDTPANSIHFGRIAAMLPVGDMARAHDFYTGVLGFTKTFQNGSPVGFMILKRDNAELHLTLQKDHKAAPFNVIHMMVDNVDALHAICQAQGLRIIKGLKDKDYGLRAFVFEDLDGNRIDVGQPI; this is encoded by the coding sequence ATGAACGACACTCCCGCCAATTCCATTCATTTCGGCCGCATCGCTGCCATGTTACCCGTCGGTGATATGGCCCGCGCTCATGATTTTTACACTGGGGTTCTTGGCTTCACTAAAACCTTCCAGAATGGCAGCCCTGTTGGTTTCATGATTTTGAAGCGCGATAATGCCGAACTGCATCTCACCCTGCAGAAAGACCACAAGGCCGCGCCCTTCAATGTCATCCATATGATGGTTGATAATGTCGACGCGTTGCACGCGATTTGTCAGGCACAGGGATTGCGTATCATCAAGGGCCTGAAGGACAAGGACTATGGTTTACGGGCCTTTGTTTTCGAGGACCTCGACGGCAACCGGATTGATGTCGGCCAACCCATTTAA
- a CDS encoding HAD family hydrolase → MARAQPSEIRAILFDKDGTLVDFNRTWFGITMELAHKAAGGDEGRARALVEAGGYDWEMERFRGGSVVAAGTINDIVDLWHPELTLEEKRERIRAYDEYAVREGSRRAVGIDGLRETLEKLAAQGFILGIATNDSEAGARATAEALGLTALFSVIIGYDSVARAKPHADQLELFAAKTGFHASAIAMVGDNGHDLEMAHAAGAGLAVGVLSGNSTLDDLASLSDVILGSIADLPDFLAGRAKSQ, encoded by the coding sequence ATGGCCCGCGCTCAACCTTCGGAAATCCGCGCCATCCTGTTCGATAAGGACGGCACACTCGTTGATTTCAATCGCACATGGTTCGGCATAACCATGGAACTCGCCCACAAGGCCGCAGGCGGGGACGAGGGCCGCGCACGCGCCTTGGTCGAAGCTGGTGGCTATGACTGGGAGATGGAACGTTTCCGCGGTGGCTCTGTGGTGGCCGCCGGAACGATCAACGACATTGTCGATCTCTGGCACCCGGAATTGACGCTGGAAGAAAAGCGCGAGCGTATCCGTGCCTATGACGAATATGCGGTGCGTGAGGGATCGCGCCGCGCTGTAGGCATTGATGGATTGCGTGAGACGCTGGAAAAGTTGGCCGCGCAGGGTTTTATCCTTGGCATCGCCACGAATGATTCCGAGGCCGGCGCGCGCGCAACCGCCGAAGCTTTGGGGCTCACAGCGCTCTTTTCGGTCATCATCGGTTATGATTCCGTGGCGCGAGCAAAACCCCATGCGGACCAGTTGGAGCTGTTTGCCGCAAAGACGGGGTTTCATGCCAGCGCTATCGCCATGGTTGGTGACAATGGGCACGATCTGGAAATGGCCCATGCTGCCGGTGCAGGCCTTGCCGTGGGTGTGCTCTCCGGCAACAGCACGCTTGATGATCTTGCTTCGTTGAGCGATGTCATTCTGGGCTCAATTGCCGATCTGCCGGATTTTCTGGCTGGGCGGGCTAAATCACAGTAA
- a CDS encoding succinylglutamate desuccinylase/aspartoacylase domain-containing protein, with product MKTETIQLAGDVPGNHIELRVLRFTGKDEKAVSAYLQSSLHGSELPGQAALHFLIPMLEKAEKEGRISGNITVVPQANPVGSAQWQSHQHLGRFEFFSSVNFNRSFPLLDTFDTSGLVPIDGPKSLAERLKAQLLRLALPHEIVLDLHCDDESENYLYIHQAFLPEMYDLAAALGSTAILSWNSTADAAFEEACAHPVLQLPEAKRDVKRRAVTTVEFRGLSDVDIATGKADAEGLYRFLVHRGVVTDPAVKLTVNFKGPVTPLENVEMVRAPQGGMILFHVDIGDEVEAGAKLVTIVTVPGDPSGDITLTAPQAGRILTRRSHRYTRRGDDLLKLLGAKRSEQARPGSLEA from the coding sequence ATGAAAACCGAGACTATTCAGCTGGCTGGCGATGTGCCGGGCAACCATATTGAACTGCGCGTGCTGCGTTTTACGGGCAAGGATGAAAAGGCGGTCAGCGCCTATCTGCAATCCTCCCTCCATGGCTCCGAACTGCCCGGACAGGCTGCCTTGCATTTTCTCATTCCCATGCTGGAAAAAGCTGAGAAGGAAGGCCGGATATCCGGTAACATTACTGTGGTTCCGCAGGCCAACCCAGTTGGCTCGGCGCAGTGGCAGTCGCATCAGCATCTGGGCCGGTTTGAATTCTTTTCCAGCGTCAATTTCAATCGTTCATTCCCGCTGCTCGATACGTTCGATACTTCAGGACTTGTTCCCATCGATGGCCCGAAATCTCTGGCTGAACGGTTGAAGGCACAATTGCTGCGTCTGGCGCTACCGCATGAAATCGTGCTCGACCTGCACTGCGATGATGAAAGCGAAAATTATCTCTATATCCATCAGGCTTTCCTGCCCGAGATGTATGATCTCGCTGCGGCGCTGGGCTCAACAGCTATTCTGTCATGGAACAGCACTGCCGATGCCGCCTTTGAAGAAGCATGCGCCCACCCGGTTCTGCAACTGCCGGAAGCCAAGCGTGACGTAAAACGTCGCGCTGTTACGACTGTTGAGTTTCGCGGGTTGAGCGATGTCGATATCGCTACCGGCAAAGCCGATGCGGAAGGCCTTTACCGGTTCCTCGTGCATCGCGGTGTGGTCACTGATCCTGCCGTCAAGCTGACTGTCAATTTCAAGGGACCGGTCACACCGCTCGAGAACGTTGAAATGGTCCGCGCGCCGCAGGGCGGCATGATCCTGTTTCACGTTGATATCGGCGATGAAGTCGAGGCGGGTGCGAAACTGGTCACGATTGTCACCGTTCCGGGTGATCCCTCGGGCGATATCACGCTGACTGCTCCACAGGCAGGCCGCATTCTCACGCGCCGCAGCCATAGGTATACACGCCGGGGTGATGATCTTCTCAAGCTCTTGGGCGCCAAGCGTTCCGAACAGGCGCGACCCGGGTCACTGGAAGCCTGA
- the pgi gene encoding glucose-6-phosphate isomerase produces the protein MAKVKANDLRGSVQALKAHFKSGAPKNMRATFAEDPKRFDRYSLHLDDLLLDWSKCLVNDKTLSLLADLAKVANVEARRDAMFAGEPINNTEGRAVLHTALRNRSNKPIKVDGVDVMPGVNDVLKRMGAYADGLRSGAIKGSKNKPITDVINIGIGGSDLGPAMATLALSPYHDGPKTHFVSNVDGAHIADTLKGLDPATTLIIVASKTFTTIETMTNAKAARKWIADALGEKAVGQHFAAVSTALDKVDAFGIPEDRIFGFWDWVGGRYSIWSAIGLPLMIAIGPENFGRFLDGAHSMDEHFRKAALHKNLPMMLGLVGYWHRAISGYTSRAVIPYDQRLARLPAYLQQLDMESNGKGVTVDGKPVSGPTGPVVWGEPGTNGQHAFFQLLHQGTDTIPLEFIVAAKGHEPHLDNQHEMLLANCLAQSEALMKGRTLDEAKAQLTAKNLPKSEVKRIAPHRVFTGNRPSITIVYDKLDPFALGRLIALYEHRVFVEAQLFGINAFDQWGVELGKELATELLPIVSGEVKPKDKDASTQGLVAHLRKRRAK, from the coding sequence ATGGCGAAGGTGAAAGCGAACGACCTGCGTGGTTCCGTTCAGGCATTGAAAGCACATTTCAAAAGCGGCGCACCGAAAAACATGCGCGCAACCTTTGCAGAAGATCCCAAACGCTTCGACCGCTACTCACTCCATCTTGATGATCTTCTTCTCGACTGGTCGAAATGTCTCGTCAATGACAAGACATTGTCTCTTCTTGCCGATCTGGCAAAAGTTGCCAATGTCGAAGCCCGGCGTGATGCAATGTTTGCCGGCGAACCAATCAACAATACGGAAGGCCGCGCCGTTCTGCACACAGCGCTGCGCAACCGCTCCAACAAGCCTATCAAGGTTGACGGTGTGGATGTTATGCCCGGCGTCAATGATGTGCTCAAACGCATGGGTGCCTATGCGGATGGTCTGCGCTCGGGAGCAATCAAGGGTTCCAAGAACAAGCCGATTACTGACGTGATCAATATTGGTATTGGTGGTTCCGATCTTGGGCCGGCCATGGCAACGCTTGCGCTGTCACCCTATCATGATGGCCCGAAGACGCACTTCGTCTCCAATGTTGATGGCGCGCATATCGCCGATACACTGAAAGGCCTTGACCCGGCGACAACGCTGATCATCGTCGCCTCGAAGACATTCACCACCATTGAAACCATGACCAATGCCAAGGCAGCGCGCAAATGGATTGCCGACGCGTTGGGCGAGAAGGCGGTTGGCCAGCATTTTGCTGCAGTTTCGACCGCGCTCGACAAGGTCGACGCTTTTGGTATTCCGGAAGACCGGATCTTTGGTTTCTGGGATTGGGTCGGTGGTCGCTATTCCATCTGGTCGGCTATTGGTCTGCCTCTGATGATCGCTATCGGGCCCGAAAATTTTGGCCGTTTCCTCGACGGTGCCCATTCAATGGATGAACATTTCCGTAAAGCTGCGCTGCACAAGAATCTGCCCATGATGCTTGGTCTGGTCGGATATTGGCATCGTGCCATCTCAGGCTATACCAGCCGTGCCGTTATTCCCTATGACCAGCGTCTGGCCCGTTTGCCCGCATATCTGCAACAACTCGATATGGAATCGAACGGCAAGGGCGTCACTGTTGATGGCAAACCTGTCTCAGGGCCAACCGGTCCTGTCGTCTGGGGTGAGCCCGGCACCAATGGCCAGCACGCTTTCTTCCAGCTTCTGCATCAGGGCACAGACACGATCCCGCTGGAGTTTATTGTCGCGGCGAAGGGGCATGAACCACATCTGGACAATCAGCACGAGATGCTGCTTGCCAATTGCCTTGCCCAGTCGGAAGCCCTGATGAAAGGGCGGACGCTTGATGAAGCCAAGGCGCAGCTTACAGCGAAAAATCTGCCGAAGTCCGAAGTGAAACGGATTGCACCGCACCGCGTTTTCACCGGCAATCGCCCGTCGATCACCATCGTCTACGACAAGCTCGATCCCTTTGCGCTTGGCCGCCTGATTGCGCTCTACGAACACCGGGTGTTTGTCGAGGCGCAGCTTTTCGGGATCAATGCTTTTGACCAGTGGGGTGTCGAGTTGGGCAAGGAGCTGGCAACAGAACTTCTCCCGATCGTCTCCGGCGAAGTCAAGCCAAAGGACAAGGACGCATCCACGCAAGGTCTTGTCGCGCACTTGAGAAAACGCCGCGCCAAATAG
- a CDS encoding CoxG family protein, which produces MDITGEERIAAPRDAVWKALNDPDVLKACIPGCERLEWISDRELEATVVVKLSLIKARFSGRIELSNLNPPHSYTITAEGKGGIAGFAKGAADVNLIEDGNETVLVYKVHADVSGRIAQIGGRLVWSWATKLAARFFENLGQIAAGT; this is translated from the coding sequence ATGGACATAACAGGCGAAGAGCGCATCGCTGCACCACGCGATGCAGTCTGGAAAGCATTGAATGATCCGGACGTCCTGAAAGCCTGTATTCCCGGCTGCGAGAGGCTTGAATGGATTTCAGATAGGGAACTTGAAGCGACAGTCGTCGTGAAACTCAGCCTCATAAAAGCGCGGTTCAGCGGCAGGATTGAACTGAGCAATCTCAATCCGCCGCACTCCTACACCATCACCGCCGAGGGCAAGGGCGGTATTGCCGGATTTGCCAAAGGCGCAGCAGATGTCAACCTGATCGAGGACGGCAACGAGACTGTGCTTGTCTATAAGGTCCATGCTGATGTGAGTGGCAGAATTGCCCAAATCGGTGGCCGACTGGTATGGTCCTGGGCCACAAAACTTGCCGCCCGGTTTTTCGAAAACCTTGGTCAAATTGCCGCCGGCACCTGA
- a CDS encoding GMC family oxidoreductase, with protein sequence MRAFDFIIVGSGSAGSVVAERLSASGRHSVLVLEAGGSDRRFFVQMPLGYGKTFYDKSVNWMYRAESDPGLGGNADYWPRGKVLGGSSSINAMVYVRGAREDFDEWRERGNPGWGHDDLLPIFRALEDHDGPAKSLGRGGPVHVTDCSGLFHPLTNQILKAAQEAGLPYNPDFNGATQEGTGPFQLTTKNGRRMSAARAFLRPAMKRANVTVLTGAMVQRVTFEGKRATGVTFVRNGQTETVTAGREVVLCGGSVNSPQLLELSGIGNATRLQQLGIPVIHANSQVGENLQDHLGINYTYRANVASLNQVLRPWWGKMLVGIEYLLLRTGPLSISMNQGGGFFRTDPSRPRPNMQLYFQAFSTVRPKEGERPILTPDPWPGFSIGLSNCRPTSVGSIHIRSDNPLEAPRIVPNAFSTEHDVAEMLDAVKFLRKIAGTPTLSKLIVEELLPGPDCQSNEDLITDFRKRSGTVYHPVSTCRMGPDPAQSVVDPRLRVHGVEGLRVIDCSIFPNIISGNTNAAAMMVGAKGASLVLEDLA encoded by the coding sequence ATGCGCGCGTTTGACTTCATCATTGTTGGTTCAGGTTCTGCCGGATCGGTTGTTGCCGAGCGCCTGTCCGCCAGTGGCCGTCATTCCGTGCTTGTGCTGGAAGCTGGTGGTTCGGACCGGCGCTTTTTCGTGCAGATGCCGCTTGGTTACGGCAAGACCTTTTATGACAAATCCGTCAACTGGATGTACCGCGCCGAATCCGATCCGGGTCTCGGCGGCAATGCTGATTACTGGCCGCGCGGCAAGGTGCTCGGCGGATCAAGCTCGATCAACGCCATGGTCTATGTGCGCGGTGCGAGGGAAGATTTTGACGAATGGCGCGAGCGTGGCAATCCCGGCTGGGGCCATGATGATCTGCTCCCCATATTCCGGGCGCTGGAAGATCACGATGGACCAGCGAAAAGCCTTGGCCGCGGCGGCCCTGTACATGTCACCGATTGCTCGGGACTGTTTCATCCACTTACCAACCAAATTCTGAAAGCCGCGCAGGAGGCGGGCCTACCCTATAATCCTGATTTCAATGGTGCTACGCAGGAGGGCACAGGACCATTTCAACTGACCACCAAGAACGGGCGGCGCATGTCCGCCGCGCGGGCTTTCCTGCGCCCGGCGATGAAACGCGCCAATGTGACTGTACTCACAGGCGCCATGGTGCAGCGCGTCACTTTCGAAGGCAAGCGTGCCACCGGTGTCACATTTGTCCGCAATGGCCAAACCGAGACAGTCACTGCGGGGCGCGAAGTCGTTCTGTGTGGCGGTTCCGTCAACTCGCCACAGCTGCTTGAACTATCGGGCATTGGCAATGCAACGCGATTGCAGCAACTCGGCATTCCCGTCATACATGCCAATAGTCAGGTTGGAGAAAACCTGCAGGATCATCTCGGTATCAATTACACCTACCGCGCTAATGTTGCCTCGCTCAATCAGGTGCTGCGGCCATGGTGGGGAAAGATGTTGGTCGGCATCGAATATCTGCTGCTGCGAACGGGGCCGCTATCGATCAGCATGAATCAGGGTGGGGGCTTTTTTCGCACCGATCCATCCCGCCCACGGCCGAACATGCAGCTTTATTTTCAAGCGTTCTCAACAGTGCGTCCCAAGGAGGGCGAACGGCCAATCCTCACACCTGACCCATGGCCGGGCTTTTCCATTGGCCTGTCCAATTGCCGTCCGACCAGCGTCGGCTCTATCCATATTCGCTCTGATAACCCGCTTGAAGCACCGCGGATTGTGCCGAATGCCTTTTCCACGGAGCATGATGTGGCTGAGATGCTCGATGCGGTTAAATTCCTGCGGAAAATTGCGGGCACACCAACCCTGTCAAAACTGATTGTCGAGGAGTTATTGCCCGGCCCGGATTGCCAGAGCAACGAGGACCTGATTACCGATTTCCGTAAGCGCAGCGGTACGGTCTATCATCCCGTTTCCACCTGTCGCATGGGGCCAGACCCCGCTCAGTCGGTGGTCGATCCGCGCTTGCGCGTTCACGGTGTCGAGGGCCTGCGCGTTATCGATTGTTCGATTTTTCCCAACATCATATCGGGCAACACCAATGCCGCTGCCATGATGGTGGGTGCCAAGGGCGCAAGCCTTGTTCTGGAAGATCTTGCATAA
- a CDS encoding NAD(P)-dependent oxidoreductase, with product MGSIDSGIRDVRAGRLESEVYTDVFSDLHPALTRHEAFVESDRCYFCYDAPCMNACPTGIDIPLFIRQIAADNPTGSAKTILSENILGGMCARVCPTETLCEQACVRETAEGKPVKIGLLQRYATDHLMEKGQHPFKRAESTGKSVAVVGAGPAGLSAAHRLAKHGHNVTIFEARPKAGGLNEYGIAAYKSVDNFAQQELDFILEIGGITIENDKALGRDISIDALKAGFDAVFLGMGLPGVNELGLEGEDAAGCIDAVDYISVLRQSEDLSQISVGRDVVVIGGGMTAIDVAVQTKLLGAENVIIAYRRGPESMNASPYEQELALKTGVIIRHWLQPRALTRNAAGEVCGITLDYTAMVDGRLAGTGESITLASDQIFKAIGQTPAQSILAESGLALSKGRISVDDDRRTSVPGIWAGGDCIAGGQDLTVAAVQDGKLAAESIHRSLTQQPEKVSGFVEAVMAENPDGTSAAAEHPTHSDHIAG from the coding sequence ATGGGATCGATTGATTCTGGAATCCGTGATGTGAGGGCCGGACGGCTTGAGTCTGAGGTCTACACCGATGTTTTTTCCGATCTGCACCCGGCTCTGACACGGCATGAGGCCTTTGTCGAATCCGACCGCTGTTACTTCTGTTACGATGCGCCCTGCATGAATGCCTGTCCCACGGGCATCGATATTCCGCTATTCATTCGCCAGATTGCCGCCGACAACCCCACCGGTTCGGCAAAGACCATTCTTTCCGAAAACATTCTGGGGGGCATGTGTGCCCGTGTCTGCCCGACCGAAACCCTGTGCGAGCAGGCCTGCGTGCGCGAAACGGCCGAAGGCAAGCCGGTCAAGATCGGGCTTCTGCAACGCTATGCCACCGATCATCTGATGGAAAAAGGCCAGCACCCATTCAAGCGGGCTGAATCAACAGGCAAGAGCGTTGCCGTTGTCGGTGCCGGTCCTGCCGGATTGTCCGCTGCGCATCGCCTTGCCAAGCACGGGCACAATGTAACGATCTTCGAGGCACGGCCCAAGGCTGGCGGGCTCAATGAATATGGTATCGCCGCCTATAAGAGCGTCGATAATTTCGCCCAGCAGGAACTCGATTTCATTCTGGAAATCGGCGGAATCACCATAGAGAATGACAAGGCGCTTGGCCGGGATATCAGCATCGACGCGCTGAAAGCGGGTTTTGATGCGGTGTTCCTTGGCATGGGCTTGCCGGGTGTTAATGAACTTGGCCTTGAAGGGGAAGACGCCGCAGGCTGCATCGATGCGGTTGATTACATCTCCGTGCTGCGCCAGAGCGAAGACCTGTCGCAAATATCCGTCGGACGCGATGTTGTCGTCATTGGTGGAGGCATGACCGCCATCGACGTGGCAGTCCAGACCAAACTGCTTGGTGCGGAGAATGTCATCATCGCCTACCGGCGCGGGCCGGAAAGCATGAATGCCAGCCCCTATGAACAGGAACTGGCACTGAAAACCGGTGTCATCATCCGTCATTGGTTGCAGCCGCGCGCGCTTACCCGCAACGCGGCAGGCGAAGTCTGCGGCATTACGCTTGACTATACGGCCATGGTCGATGGCAGGCTTGCCGGGACAGGCGAGAGCATCACGCTTGCCAGTGACCAGATTTTCAAGGCCATTGGCCAGACACCGGCGCAGAGCATTTTAGCTGAATCCGGCTTGGCTTTGTCGAAGGGACGCATCAGCGTCGATGATGATCGCCGTACATCAGTTCCCGGTATATGGGCGGGCGGTGACTGCATTGCCGGTGGTCAGGATTTGACTGTGGCAGCGGTTCAGGATGGCAAGCTTGCCGCTGAATCGATCCATCGCTCCTTGACGCAGCAGCCGGAGAAAGTCAGCGGGTTTGTTGAAGCCGTCATGGCCGAAAATCCGGATGGCACGTCAGCTGCAGCTGAGCATCCCACCCATTCAGACCACATTGCTGGTTGA
- the preA gene encoding NAD-dependent dihydropyrimidine dehydrogenase subunit PreA, with protein MADLSSNFLGIKSPNPFWLASAPPTDKAYNVERAFKAGWGGVVWKTLGEEGPPVVNVNGPRYGAIHGPDRRLLGLNNIELITDRPLEVNLREMTEVKKNWPDRALIASIMVPCEENAWKAILPLVEATGADGIELNFGCPHGMSERGMGAAVGQVPEYIEMVVRWCKQYTRMPVITKLTPNIADIRKPARAAKAGGTDAVSLINTINSIVSVDLDTFAPNPSIDGRGSHGGYCGPAVKPIALNMVAEIARDAETRGLPISGIGGITTWRDAAEFIALGCGNVQVCTAAMTYGFKVVQEMIDGLSDWMDSRGFSSIEDFRGLAVPNVSDWQYLNLNYITKAQIDQDLCIKCGRCHIACEDTSHQAITAMVDGARHFEVIDEECVGCNLCVNVCPVDNCITMVPMTSGVDPRTKTPIQPDYANWTTHPNNPMAKAAAE; from the coding sequence ATGGCTGATCTTTCATCGAATTTCCTCGGCATCAAATCCCCTAACCCCTTCTGGCTGGCTTCTGCACCACCAACGGATAAGGCCTACAATGTCGAGCGCGCCTTCAAGGCGGGCTGGGGCGGTGTAGTCTGGAAGACATTGGGGGAAGAGGGTCCACCTGTCGTCAACGTCAACGGTCCACGCTATGGCGCAATCCACGGCCCTGACCGGCGGTTGCTTGGCCTGAACAATATCGAGCTTATCACCGACCGTCCGCTGGAAGTGAACCTGCGGGAAATGACCGAGGTGAAGAAGAACTGGCCAGACCGGGCGCTGATTGCCTCTATCATGGTGCCCTGCGAGGAGAACGCCTGGAAAGCCATTCTGCCCTTGGTTGAGGCTACCGGTGCTGACGGTATCGAGCTTAACTTCGGCTGCCCGCACGGCATGTCCGAGCGCGGCATGGGTGCCGCTGTCGGTCAGGTACCTGAATATATCGAAATGGTGGTACGCTGGTGCAAGCAGTATACGCGCATGCCTGTCATCACCAAGCTGACGCCGAATATCGCCGATATTCGCAAGCCCGCACGGGCGGCAAAAGCCGGTGGTACGGACGCCGTGTCACTGATCAACACCATCAATTCCATTGTATCGGTTGATCTTGATACATTTGCGCCCAATCCATCGATTGATGGCCGCGGTTCACATGGCGGTTATTGCGGCCCGGCAGTCAAGCCAATCGCGCTGAACATGGTGGCGGAAATTGCGCGTGATGCGGAAACCCGTGGCCTGCCGATTTCGGGCATTGGCGGTATCACCACTTGGCGCGATGCGGCCGAATTCATCGCGCTTGGTTGTGGCAATGTGCAGGTCTGCACCGCCGCCATGACCTACGGCTTCAAGGTCGTGCAGGAGATGATCGACGGATTGTCCGATTGGATGGATTCACGCGGTTTCAGCTCCATCGAAGACTTTCGCGGTCTGGCCGTTCCGAATGTTTCGGACTGGCAATATCTCAACCTCAACTACATCACCAAGGCACAGATCGATCAGGATCTCTGCATCAAATGCGGTCGTTGCCACATCGCCTGCGAAGACACATCGCATCAGGCCATCACAGCGATGGTTGACGGTGCGCGGCATTTCGAGGTGATTGATGAGGAATGCGTTGGCTGCAATCTCTGCGTCAATGTCTGCCCGGTTGATAACTGCATCACCATGGTGCCGATGACGTCGGGCGTTGATCCGCGCACCAAGACACCGATCCAGCCTGATTACGCCAACTGGACGACACACCCGAACAATCCGATGGCCAAGGCGGCTGCAGAGTAG
- a CDS encoding acetoacetate decarboxylase → MKISDVRSAYAMPLTNPSYPPGPYRFINREYVVITYRTDPEALRAVVPEPLEITEPVVKFEFIRMPDSTGFGDYTESGQVIPVRFNGKDGVYVHSMYLDDDAPIAGGREIWGFPKKLASPKITHEGETILGTLHYGSVLCATGTMGYKHKAADHDAVLKSLLLPNYLIKIIPHVDGTARICELVQYHLQDIDLKGAWTAPAALELHAHVMADVSRLPVLEVLSASHFIADLTLGLGEVVHDYMVE, encoded by the coding sequence GTGAAAATATCCGACGTTCGTTCCGCCTATGCCATGCCGCTTACCAACCCGTCCTATCCGCCGGGACCCTACCGTTTCATCAACCGCGAATATGTGGTCATCACCTATCGCACCGATCCGGAAGCACTGAGGGCTGTCGTGCCGGAACCGCTTGAGATCACGGAACCGGTCGTCAAATTCGAGTTCATCCGTATGCCCGACTCCACCGGTTTTGGTGACTATACGGAGTCTGGCCAGGTCATCCCGGTCCGCTTCAATGGCAAGGATGGTGTTTACGTTCATTCCATGTATCTCGACGATGACGCCCCGATTGCGGGTGGGCGTGAGATCTGGGGTTTCCCGAAGAAACTGGCCAGCCCGAAAATCACCCATGAGGGCGAAACCATCCTTGGTACCCTGCATTATGGCAGCGTCCTCTGTGCCACCGGCACCATGGGCTATAAGCACAAAGCTGCCGATCATGATGCCGTGCTGAAATCGCTCCTGCTGCCGAATTATCTTATCAAGATTATTCCGCATGTGGACGGCACGGCCCGCATTTGCGAGCTGGTTCAGTATCACCTGCAGGATATTGATCTGAAGGGCGCATGGACCGCCCCTGCCGCGCTGGAACTTCATGCACATGTCATGGCTGACGTCTCACGTCTGCCGGTGCTGGAAGTTCTGTCAGCTTCGCATTTCATTGCCGATCTGACATTGGGACTTGGGGAAGTCGTCCACGATTACATGGTAGAGTAG
- the rutR gene encoding HTH-type transcriptional regulator RutR produces the protein MARATKKKTSEVPEKTTRIQEINRRLILDAALDVFSTYGFRGTTIDQIADKAGMSKPNLLYYFPRKQNIYVTLLEETLEEWLAPLAEIDPEGDPIEQLRKYITVKIRMSESHPEASRLFANEVLHGAPAISEFLTKHLKPLVDDKAAVIRRWVGEGKLAPVDPYHLIFMIWATTQHYADFDVQVRAIMGNQVGRPGFREQTAQAVLSIILNGIRPRL, from the coding sequence ATGGCAAGGGCAACGAAGAAAAAGACCAGCGAAGTGCCGGAAAAGACAACGCGGATTCAGGAAATAAACCGCCGTCTCATCCTTGACGCTGCCCTTGATGTTTTTTCCACCTATGGTTTTCGCGGCACCACCATCGATCAGATCGCCGACAAGGCAGGCATGTCCAAGCCGAACCTGCTCTACTATTTTCCGCGCAAGCAGAATATCTATGTGACGCTGCTGGAGGAGACGCTGGAGGAATGGCTCGCACCGCTTGCAGAGATTGATCCCGAGGGCGATCCAATCGAGCAATTGCGCAAATACATCACGGTGAAAATCCGCATGTCGGAAAGCCACCCGGAGGCATCACGGCTTTTTGCCAATGAAGTGCTGCATGGCGCACCGGCTATCAGCGAATTCCTGACCAAGCATCTGAAGCCGCTGGTGGATGACAAGGCGGCAGTTATCCGCCGCTGGGTGGGCGAGGGCAAGCTTGCACCGGTTGATCCCTATCACCTTATTTTCATGATCTGGGCCACCACCCAGCACTATGCGGATTTCGACGTGCAGGTCCGTGCCATTATGGGCAATCAGGTTGGCCGTCCTGGTTTCCGCGAACAGACGGCGCAGGCGGTTTTGAGTATTATTTTGAATGGTATTCGCCCTAGGCTGTGA